The DNA window TGGCCTCTTCAATGAAAATCAGTTGAGAAGACTGTCACCCTGCAATGGTGTAACCAGACCAGCTGCCAGTGTGAGGTTACAGTTTTTAACTTGCAGATGCAGCAAAATTCTGGAGGATGGCTCTTGGCTTAGGACAGCACAATGTGTAGCTTTTTATGTAATTCTATCCTCTCGGTGctacaaaataacacaaactgtGGTCCTAAAGGCGCTGGAGTCAGAAGATGTAACTGTGTATACGGTAAGAGAATAGTGCTTACAAAAAGGACATGTAACAGATTTAGGGAGTCTTGGACAGTGGATATAGTTTCACTTATAAATAGACATGGTTTGAGCATGCTGATTTGATTGACTGTCCATGGTTCAGTCAGCATGGGGTCGCTTGCCCAGTTGCATTCTTGGGGGTGAAATCATATGTGCTGCTTAGCATCTCCACTGTAGCCCTTACTCTGTTTCTTTAAACCCAGTCTCACAATCCCAGGAGACTTTTTATGTCAGATACAGATTTCTTTTGTACTTTATGCCCACTATTTCTCTTCTTCCAGGTAAAGAAGTCCAAGAAGAAGGCCAAACAGGCTGTAAAGGAGACCAAGACAGTGACTGCAGATGGCAAAGAACCAGAAGAAGgtgaaatattatttattaattaatattatcacatcataaattatgatttttgttattttgtttttgtttttttggtcaaaGTGATGTCTGGGTATGGTATCACATATTTGAGGAGgcctgttttcatttgtttttgtttcttattaAGCCACCATTTTTGGTAACCAGGCCATTGCACCACATAGGGAATGACTCActtctgtgctgtttttaaaaaagaaaaaaaaaaaagaaaagagagggaagaaaaaaattttaaatgtggctgtggttttaaaaacaacaacttgatTTATACCTGACTTATTGTGGTGGAATGGGACCTGCCTCACACCGTGTCTTAACTGAATGCGAGCGTCCGACTATTGCATCACATCACGTAACATCGGACGCTCTCTGTCAACACAGAATCTGTTAAATATACGCATCTGttgtcatgtaaacaaaccatGTACCTCAGCTGTGTAATCGAGATCAGACTGGAGAGGTTAaccactcaagtaaaagatggGTGAGTACTTGCTAACTAGTTACGTTTGTAGGCCcactttttaaacagaaaacacattttatattgtgatatttagaGGTTTCTTTACTGCAAGCTCTGCTGAGCatcctgacagaaaacacacaaaaataaatcctcTTACTAGAAACTTCGAGCTCCCTGGCGATCTCCCTCCAGCCAGCTGCCACCTTATTTAGATTAACTCCTCATTTAAACTTCATGAATCAACTGTTCCTGGTCCATGTTGCAGCGCTTTCAACGCGAGTGACAGGAATAAATAGAAACACGGCGTCCGACAAAAGTTCAGCTCAAAACGGCGCGCCACATCGCACTGTGCAGTGCTGCGTTGCTCGTGGCCAGTTAGGACAttcaaatagaaaacaatgcaatttaaCTGATTTTGTCGCTGACTCTTGCTTGTGTCGCATTCAGTTagcactctttttttttctttttctgaaaaatatatttagcaTGTATTTGAACAGTCTCTGCATCTATTCTTTTATCCTGCCTAATCCATACCATATTTCCTCACTGATCCCACAATGAACCCTTGAAGTATTTTGCAAATTGTTCCACACTACACTCAACGTTACTTTTCAGGCACATGGGAGACCAAGGTCAGCAACAAGGAGAAGCGTGAGCAACGCAAGAAGGACAAGAGTTCCAGTGATGGCTCAGCCAGTCCTGGAGGAGGGGATACACCCGTGAGCACTCCCCCAGAGCACCCCAAGGCCTCTGCAGCCCCCGCACCTGCCagccagaagaaaaaaaaaggtggcTCTTAAAACCATGTATTTTCATTTAGGTTGTGATTTGCTTCTTTggaaagcaaagaaaagaagatTCGGAAGGAGTTTGCAACAGTGTTGTGTTGTATACGTAATGTATACTTGTATACTTTCACACAATGCACAAACCCTCCAGGCCATCTTGGATAAACAGCCTAATATGGCACCTAGAGAGAGatttctgtctgttgttctgTATAGGCTGTTGTTGCGTTTGGTTGGTCTCTTGTTGACAGGACAGACTATAAATAGAGACTTTAGGGGAATTGAATTGAGTCTCGAGTGAGTTTTCCCttaattgtttttgtgtattagCGCTGCTGTTCTTCACTAATAGGCTCTCATGGATAGAATACTTGACATATATTGaccttttttaattatttcttttcagGAGAATCCACAAAAGTCAAGGCAGAGAAGGCTGAGGCTGTTGTATCTCAAGGTAATTATCAGCAGAAAATGCTTCACTCATTGACTTATTACCAGTTCAGAAAGACACCCCAAGCACTGATATCTCATCTATGCATAGTCTTTAATCAACCAAAAGTTCACATGCTTCACTGGGAACTCCTATGTTAGATGTGTCGCCAACCTGATCTGTGTTCATTCTGGCTGAGTATCAAGTGTTTCTCTCTCGGTATTAGTTAACAGCAGCGAGGTGGCAGCAGTGGCTGCTGGTGTGACTGACATGGCTGTAAAGGTTCCTGCTCACACCGTTGCTCCGAAGACGGGCCCCTGGGCAACCAGTAGAAAAACGGCCTCAGTGTTGAGAGCGGAGATTGatggtaaaaatgttttatctctACTACTTAATGTTCGGTTGTTGAACCCTACATGTGTTAGCGTAATGCTTCAAAGCTTTATGGCATTTCATGAAGCAGTTAATGCCTGATAACCTCTATATCAGCTGTAGTGTCAGAGGTACTGGTAGTGATGCACTGACTGGTAAGCTGGATGGGTATTGATGCTCATGTCAGCCTCAATAATTGGATCATTTAGCGTCAGAGGTGACCGATCCACATTAAAGTCCcttttagtaattttttaagtCAAAATATCAAGCATTTGTTGGTTCCAGGTTctgaaatgtgagaatttgatgcttttcttgtCATACGTGACCAACTGAATATTTTctgggtttggactgttggttggacaagaagataaattaatcataaaaataatcgttagttgcagccctagactTTATACAGAATGATTTAACTTCACACCTCTGTTCTCATTCACATCCACTCTGTTGATCTACAGTAAATAATTCAGccaagtaaaataaaagtaaaaatcatcAAAGTAAACCACTGGCATTCATTTATTCAGCTATTCTTTCTTTCATTGTTAGTCAGTCTGCCCCTTAGTGACACTGAGCCAATATTTACAGATGAGACTGAACATTGACTCACCACCTCTGCAGTACTGCTAACTGTTTCGACTGCTTTGTGCCTGTTACTGCTTTTTTTTCCTTGAATAGTATTATGTGAAAGTTGGATGAAATGTGTCAGCATAAACTTGAGTCTCTTATATTTaatagttctttttttttctttttaggatTAACCTAGTTGTTAATATTtagacatttaaaatgttttaatttaatgtgaGAATTTGCATAGAGTTAGCAGAGAGCTACAGAAATGTCTACTCAAGTTCAACATGTAAAGCAAACAATTTAGTAGTGACTAACAAATCAGAATTGATTGGCATCATgtcaaatgaaatgtgtgtgtttcagagccGTCAACTGAGATTGAGAGGGGGATGCCCACAACAGAGCGAAGTCTGGTGTCTTTAACTGGACCGAGTGCCGGTAAGTAATCAATAAACTGATTATATGACAAGTGGAGGTTAAACCTGTCTCACACCCCTAGATGGCATAGTTTTGCAAAGCATCCCTCATGGATGGCAGGTGGAGTTATTAGGGAACTAGCAGCGCCGCTGTTCCCGGAGCCTCTTgtatttgttaataataataattacaaatattattattattattattattcctacgAGGAAATCTGGCATTGTGGGCCGAtagtcctgatggtggcactacagCAACCATCTAAAGTTTTAAACCTTTCCTCCACAAATGATCCAGCCAGATTTTTGAACTATCAAAAACTGAGCCCAAAGTGcctcaaaatgttttactataAACAGCTACTGCAAATTCTCGCTAAATAAATCTCCAATGGTCATAAAAACAAAGGACAACATTTTGCTGTAATGGTAGaatttgacagtattttgaatACTATCCTCATGTAAACTATTGCATTCAATGGAAATAGAGCACctttaaacatcagtttgttaCTTATGATATATCAGTctttgtaaaaagaaattagACATCTCTATGTTGTCTAGATGAAGTACACAAATTCTCAGAATTTTGTCTTGATAGCTGAATTTTTTAACACTAGTTTGAAATCTGCCTTTACATGTAACCCTGATTGCCTAAGTCATAGTGCGCAGCCATCTATGATTTCTCACTTGGCAGGTAGCTCAACATGATCATGACTTGCCCTTGGTGTCTAAGGTTGTGATTTAAAGACCTGGGTGATGCAGAATGAACATCTTATACCTACTCAGGCATTGTGCTGTGTGGATTAGAGACATATGACTTCAATGGTTTAATAAAATTTGGTCCGGACAGTTCTGCTGATGAACCCTcctgtatttttcatttgtcttcctccttcttcttcctcttcaaaaTGCCCGGCCCCGACTCACTGCTGCACAGCAGCTATAATTGTTCTTGTGTCTTTGTAGAGCCCCAGCCTGTGAGGGACCTGACCTGGCTCAATCAGCCCAAAGTGGATGATGAGTGGTCTGGACTCAGTAAGGATAATATAATGGTGTTCTTTAACTGCTCTATGTAACTTTGATGTACCGTTATAGTTATGATACTCCTTTACGCTTCTATTTTCTGATGGTCTGTTGTGTTTCTCAGATGGTGGTTCACTTGACCCCAGCTCTGACTGGAACGCCCCCTCTGAAGCCTGGGGCAACTATGAAGAGCCCACTCCTGAGCCCCCTCCCGCTCAGGAGCAGCCCCTCCCTGAGCCCGCCAAGGTTAATCTGCTGATTGGAACAGCTGTAAGTATGCCCAGGCTTGGGACCAAAAGTGATATGAGCGTTACCTGgaagttttaaaaataacaacctaCTACTCCTCTGGGTACAGGACCCAGGGCAGCCCCGACTGTGGCCCTCCTGCTCATAGTAGTGACTCAACATAATAgactgaatacacacacagcctttgTTATGCTTTCGTTCTTTATTTAAGAATATTACAACCCCTGCACAGCCATGGTACACGCACACGGGTCATAGCATGAGAAACACTGCTGTAATTAATAtcatgaatgatgatgatgatgaatagCACAACTGAATTGTTACAATAATTAACAAAAGTGTAAATATAGTGGCATGTATTGGCATCTGGCAATGCTGTCCTTGGTACTACCACCAGATGGTGCCAGAGTAAGATCCTGCACTCACTGATTTaacattgcactcctataacttTGTCGGAGTGAGggacagtttttaaagaaagtatcaaaattgatgcagtaGGACCAGAGAActccttttttttattccatgcaatcttcttccttgtcaaaatctggtgcctacattacccacaatgcaactcaaccgctGACAGTTGGGAGATTCGGATGAGCTATGCTAGTAgctgctaatgtagcctcaagcagagatgaggagagggCAAGGTAAGTtaatttgtatagcacctttcaacaacaaggcaattcaacgTGCTGTGCACAAGACATAAAGGGCATTAcgacaagatataaaagaaacacaaggcaatacagaaagatcattttaaaagacaatagGATTTTAAAAGGGTAAAATAATATGGAACTTTACCACAGAGGTCCCTTAAGCTCACTTTTTTccaactccacacccccagatttttttcattttcaaactcgtAGTCTTCTGCccctgactcaagtgacatcacttgaggcaatttatctgATTgcatgcagctccctctggagccacgaaaggctttttacaactttttttcacacGCAGTAGTACTCCTccagacctgtaaacagaccttttatgtgtaaaatcagtggagttcccctttaagttaAGACCAACAATTCAGCAGCAGTGGTGATGCAGTTATAGGAAACAAGTCTTTACCGGTCCTTTTGGTTCATGTAATGcataacagtggaacacaggtcattatattaaacattttgatgatcatattttattatagttataattatttttctttataattttttatatgtGATTTTGCACATACACTCACTTCATTAATTGTGTCAGATTAAACTGTGTGGATGTATTCAGATTATGTTTAATACCCTTTTGATGGCAAAAAATGACACAGTAGTTAAATCTAGGTATAGTAGTGTGTATTGCTGTCTGTCACTGTCATTTTTGAGTTAACCACCACATGGCGTCAAAGTAAGGAATTACAAAAATGCACCCTGGCTTTACAGTAAACTGAAGTCTCCCTTCATCCCATTTGAAGCTGAGGTTCTGTACTTCAGAATGAAGGGTTGTTCCtcaaaatgatgaaatgttCAGACTTTCAGTGCCATATTTGCTGCTCCGTTTTGCtgctgtattatatttattttgagcATTGTCTCTTTTGTTTCGGTGTTATGTTttgtccatgtgtgtttgtcaggacgatgatgaagatgagaggGACAAGGGAGAGACTGCCGCTGACGGAGCagctaaaactaaaaagaagaaaaagaagaagaagaaggctgCTGAGGAGGGAGGAGCGGCTGGCCAGGTAACTGCTAGtgagaatacacacacagtgcagaaataGATGCGACTTAAGCAACAGTAATAATTGGTATTTAGTAAAATTTTACTATTAACCaagattttaatttttctggtagatgtgtgtgtgtttgacattcAGGAAGCTTGTTTATTCTCTTGGCCCACGTGATGAGCTAATTCATATTACAGTCTTTGACATTTCTAAAGTTTACTTTGAATTTGCTGCACTGTTTGATGTAAACTTGGCTTGTGTGCTGTGAAGGGCGAGGAGCCAGAGAAGGAGGCGCCACCTGCGGCCTCGGTGAAGAAGCAGCCACCTGTTCAGGAGAATACTGCTGCCGTCCAGCCTGTCAAAGCAGCTGCTGTCGAGGTGCTAATATCTGACACACGAGCAGATCATCTAATAGGCGTTTTTCTGCATGATCCATTAACAGTTCCTGTTATgtcatatttaacatttaaaagtcCAAGGGGTGTGAATACAAATTACATTGAGATTAATCATGTAAACGTAAATTTGCCATGTGCAgaattttttggttttggatttAAACTGCTTCATTCATTCTTCCCTTGCTGAGGTGATCAAGACTAACCATGTTTCCCTTTTCTTATAGGCCAGAGTGGAGCAACCAGTGAAGGACAACATATCCCAGAAACCCCCTGTCACACAAGTGCCACAGAAGCCAACTTATGGAGAGCCCACTGCCAAGCAGAACAACCTTTCTGCTCCAACACAACAAAGTAAGCCCTCAAGTATACTACTTAAAATATATGAACAGTTTACCTCAAATTTAGTAAGATGTTATAATGGTGGCCCTCCATCTTGTTGCTAGATATCTCAGTCAGACAGGTTGTGTTGGTTAGTGATTTATGGAGGTGGAGGAATTGACTGAGGCTTGAGAATTATTATTGCCAGATGTTAGGtctgtcatttttaaatgcCCTTCCAAGCCCCCAACCagcttccttttttttcttccccagtTAAAGTTGTTTAGCTTTCTATATGGTAAATCCAATAACAGACATTAGGAAAAACAGTGGTGGGTATTACTTACGGCATGTACATCttaaaatatctaaatacagagctttatactttatttctcccattttttttaattgaactgtgaattattatgaaaatgtttttccataTCAGCCATCTTTTACAATGTCCAACCACTGTTTCTGTGTCAATGGTCCACTTAATGCTATGGCATTGTAACAGCTTTCTTTCTTGCTCCTAGTATGACTCTCACACTATCTGTCCTTATTGTACATAGTTTGTGTGTCACATGTCAATTTTCTACCAGAAAACAAGTATCCTCTTTATTCTCCAGCATGAGTGTTGTTTGTAAAGAAATTAGCTTTTAATCTTTGGTTGTAAACCATTTGTCTCTAATATACAGAGTTGATCAGATGTGATTTATATCATTTACATTATTTGATTGTCTGGGGACATCTGGGTTTATATGGGTTTAGTAGTAATCTCTTTCTTGTAGAGAAAAATTAGACTCTCAAATTacttttctgttcatttttagaaaatgtggatctttccttttttcagtcATGGTGCATATCGCCATGATATCCCTAAATGCCCATTGGTTTCTCTCTTGTCTAAATGTTCTGCTTTGAATTTGGTAACATAGGCCATCCTACTGAAAACTTTCTCCAATATATAGCTGGTGGTGTACATTTACCTCGCTTTACCTCACTACTTCTCTTGCCTACAAAATTAAATCTAAACCCGAAGAATCAAGAGTTAGTGTTGCTAATTGTTTCTTATTTAAGCTGAACCACAGGCAGATTTATTAAACTTTCGTAAAAGCAGGAATCTGTGCTCATTTCATGCACATTTCTTGGCCTTGTTGTCCCTGTATCATCCTTTTCTGAGCATCACTCAGCGAGCCATCATGGTAAATCAACACCTTTTTGAATGGTAAGAACAGAAGTCAATTCAATCTGTTCTCAGCAGTGAACCAAATGGATGTGTGACCCTCTTGACTTGAAACAGCCTGTTCAGCATTTGTGAAAGCttgtaaatgtataaaatcatGTGAATCACATGTCTAGAGTTGCGTGACTaatctccctctccctttttgtgtttccacagaAAAACCTGATGAGAGCCAAGCGCCCAAGCcggcaaagaagaagaaggcgaGGAGAGAGACATGAGACAGAGTCCACTCGGCAGACCTCTGTATGCAAAAGACTTCATATCCTGTTTATGCAACACCTTTTGTGACAAGAACTTTGAACTAAGGTCTTCACGATGGACTTAAACCTTAACACCTAtctggaaaatggaaaaacttaTACATGTCGAGTGTCAGTTGATGGATCATTGAAACCTGAACCTAGATGCAGTGCAATCTAATGTAATGCGGTGTTAATGATTTTTAAGTATGAATTTGATACTCTTGATTCTGTCTTCTAATTCCACTGAATCGAATAACTGATTGAGAGAGCTGTATTGTAGTAATTAGACATGTAGAAAATACTGATCATGTTTTAGAAATTTGATGTTCTGGTGGCTAACGACTGGAGTTTACTGTGCAGAGAAGGAAAACGGTCGACATGCATCAGGTCACACAACACTGGGCCATAATGTTGAACTGGCCTTTGCTTTTGCAGTCTTTAATTTTGCTCTTACATTTGTGAGCCATGGTGGTACAGTGAGCGCTGTTGGGCGAAAAGAGTGGACAGatcaaatgtttatttcacGTCAACGGTTTTGGTTCAACAGGGTGTAAACATTTGTGACCTAAATGAGACATGAGCACCGTTAGGTGCAGAAGAAGGAATCGTGTCTGCTCTGTATTTTTGCATTCTTATCTGTGACTACAGCATTTCAATTGACTTTGTCCCTTGTCTGATGTTGTACTGCGGTGTTTCGAGACAACTGTTTCCTTGCTGTTTTTACTATCTGTGACTGCTTTGTGGCCAGAGCCGTGTGGGAGCCTCTGATCGTAGATGTACCATTGCAATATCATCAACATCTTCATGATTTTTCCACCTGTGGTTCATTTGAAAGTCTTCAGAATCTTTTGTAAAACCTGtttgtaataaaagaaaagctAAAGCCATATGTAAAAAGACTAAATAAAGGCCAGTTTTTCTATATTTGGGCTTCTTtatattgcagttttttttagGACCCACTACTGTGTAATGATTTAATGAAAGGATGACAATGAACAAGGTCCTCTGTGCTGTCACTCAAAGAAACAATGGGCAAATTATTATAGCCATCAGAACAGACATCTTTTCATGAGCTGTCAGGTTGAAGCCTCGGGCCTGCAGGCTAACCTTTGGAAAATAAATACTCTTACAACAGAATTGGAAAAATGAACGaacgaaagaaagaaagggaattCTGCGGGAGATGCAAAATGTCCTAAGAAGTAGTTAAAGTTTTCTTTAGAGGGAGAAAATTGCATGATGCTGTTCAAAGACACAACCAGTAATTTCTAGATTGAGAGTGTTTAAGCTTCCTCTCTATAACTTTCTGGAAATGACGGGTTACATCATCAGATTTGAGCCTATCTGCTCTGTCACACGCTCCGGTGTTCTCATCAGCAGGACCTGCTAATGCGCCCTTATCCAGCTTCACAACAgaggattttgttttcaaaatagtAGCGTAGTGTCAAACTGTTATTAGGTTGTGTACTGAGGCTCGTTGAAACGGTCTAAAATGCATGAGAACAACTGGGGCACTGACCAGgtttacagaaataaatatggCATTACCTCATGTTCATAATCTTACCTTGCTTACTGTTTTGCTGATTTTTCAAGCCTTTGGTGGATGGCCATGCTGGACGTTTTGCTTTTTGCCTTCTGGGCGTTAGACTAGGTAATATGAAACATGGATTTTAATAGTCCTATCAAACCAAATTTGTTCTTTCTCTACCAGTAAATGCCATCTTTAAACCTGTCAAAATGATTTTATGGGACAAACTGCATCACATCCAGCATATCATGTGATGTACAGTTGAATCAATTAGTTGAATAATCGATTagctgactgacagaaaatgaatgtgtaACTATTTTGATTACTGATTCAGTCAAAATGCCACAAGatctctggttgcagcttccCCACTGTGAGAATTCTGTTTTATATAGTGTAAACTGCAAATCATCGTGGGTTCTGAACAATTTTGATGGTcagtttttaactttttcttgACATTGTgaagactaaacaattaattgattaattgagaaaataattagcagatgAATCAAAAATGAGAATTGTCATTGGCAGCCCTAATGTGATGCAGTATGCTGAGATAACAGACAAATAGTGTTCAATATCTAACTTAAAGAGATGGTGATACATCTGCAAATTTATACATTGCATTTAGACAATAATTAAGAGGAATTATGTGATTTTTGCCTAAAACGTTGTTATATTTCATACACAATGGGGGATTTATTTTGAAACCGGAAGTGATATTGTCCCTGACACAAGCTTGACGCTCCGTTCCGTTAAGATGCTCACGGTGATAAGTAACGGACAGTCGGATCCTGTTCGTCATTCCTTAGCGAGGACCGACGCTCACCGGACGTTGATAGGACAGcggggtctctctctctttcataaaCGCCGACGTCGTCTCTAAATGCTCGCGCAGCTGTGATAAAGCAAGACAAGATGATGCTCTCCCCGTGGGACCGCTGGGACTCTACAAGCTGCTGTCTGTGCTGCCATGTCCGCACAGGAACCATCATCCTGGGGGTCTGGTACATGGTGAGTCACTCACCGCACACATGTAGGCATCCAGAAACACACATCAGGGAGAAGGCATTCgcagtgtgtgtgcacgatGGTATGATTATGCTGGGTTAGGCTACAGTGTGtgacattatcattattattattaataaatgattatcttctcttctttaagagcTATGTCCCAGCAAACTTTAAAGTATATCATTTTATTATAGGCTACTGTAAATTACTGAGATCAACTTGTCTATAAAGGAGGGTTCTGTATGGAAAACTGGGCAAACTGAGTTTTAGGTGAGCTTATCCTCCTCCACATCACTGATTTTAAACATGATTATATGTAAGATTGGGAGCCGTTCAGATAAGAAATAACTCATGATgtgggctttttaaaaatgattttactaAATCAAAGCATGAAACTATATATACcctctttttttgtgttgttcaaTTCTTAATGTGGAATATCTTCTCTTGAATCCATCAGTCTGTTAAACTGAATATGCAGGAGAGGGTTAACTAAACCAAACACCATATGTGGAAAAAGCCCTCTCTCTGGTCCCTATGAATAAATTAGCACTTGGCCTCTTCAGGTAGCAGGTTTTGTGTCAGGCTGCCTATTGACTGCATAGAACTTTCCATTACATCCACCTGATCAATGGGGATGTATGAGCCATCTGCATATTGAGCTGCGCCGGCCAGACCAAAACAGTGCTTGTGTATGTGCCTGGACTTAGAGCTTTTACTGTAGATATGTAATTAAAGATAGCTACACTATTTCTAGGATAGGGTTTAATGATCAGTATTTGGGTTTTCTAGAGTCAGTGTCTGTAATGTATATAAAGAGTACATTAGCTCATGAAAATGTAGAAATCTTTACAT is part of the Siniperca chuatsi isolate FFG_IHB_CAS linkage group LG9, ASM2008510v1, whole genome shotgun sequence genome and encodes:
- the LOC122882152 gene encoding protein LYRIC-like isoform X2, producing the protein MEQWQDAASQQVKLFTNRLNELLSKGLGLLRAELGVDLGLKPELIPPWVIILAACTGLVLMVALWASVCRALFKKRPAVSPVDDGIEVKRGVSKPVKSEEPKKKKKKAEKKAQSNGRAVAELQEEAIVSEEIVPHHHPPPPEVKAEKVAEVKKSKKKAKQAVKETKTVTADGKEPEEGTWETKVSNKEKREQRKKDKSSSDGSASPGGGDTPVSTPPEHPKASAAPAPASQKKKKGESTKVKAEKAEAVVSQVNSSEVAAVAAGVTDMAVKVPAHTVAPKTGPWATSRKTASVLRAEIDEPSTEIERGMPTTERSLVSLTGPSAEPQPVRDLTWLNQPKVDDEWSGLNGGSLDPSSDWNAPSEAWGNYEEPTPEPPPAQEQPLPEPAKVNLLIGTADDDEDERDKGETAADGAAKTKKKKKKKKKAAEEGGAAGQGEEPEKEAPPAASVKKQPPVQENTAAVQPVKAAAVEARVEQPVKDNISQKPPVTQVPQKPTYGEPTAKQNNLSAPTQQKKPDESQAPKPAKKKKARRET
- the LOC122882152 gene encoding protein LYRIC-like isoform X1, which produces MEQWQDAASQQVKLFTNRLNELLSKGLGLLRAELGVDLGLKPELIPPWVIILAACTGLVLMVALWASVCRALFKKRPAVSPVDDGIEVKRGVSKPVKSEEPKKKKKKAEKKAQSNGRAVAELQEEAIVSEEIVPHHHPPPPEVKAEKVAEVKKSKKKAKQAVKETKTVTADGKEPEEGTWETKVSNKEKREQRKKDKSSSDGSASPGGGDTPVSTPPEHPKASAAPAPASQKKKKGESTKVKAEKAEAVVSQVNSSEVAAVAAGVTDMAVKVPAHTVAPKTGPWATSRKTASVLRAEIDEPSTEIERGMPTTERSLVSLTGPSAEPQPVRDLTWLNQPKVDDEWSGLNGGSLDPSSDWNAPSEAWGNYEEPTPEPPPAQEQPLPEPAKVNLLIGTADDDEDERDKGETAADGAAKTKKKKKKKKKAAEEGGAAGQGEEPEKEAPPAASVKKQPPVQENTAAVQPVKAAAVEARVEQPVKDNISQKPPVTQVPQKPTYGEPTAKQNNLSAPTQQKKNLMRAKRPSRQRRRRRGERHETESTRQTSVCKRLHILFMQHLL